The Solanum stenotomum isolate F172 unplaced genomic scaffold, ASM1918654v1 scaffold18587, whole genome shotgun sequence genome includes a region encoding these proteins:
- the LOC125850682 gene encoding cytochrome P450 71D7-like: MLGFIYYHYYYHVKSKILCFLLFFNLVWLLLFLSSLVIILLRKWSNNKKQKLPPGPWRLPFIGNLHHLIGGGLPHRVLRNLSQRYGHIMYLQLGQVPAVVISSPIIAQEILKTHDLAFANRPQFVSTNIIFYNNKDVSFSQYGDYWRQMRKICIVELLSAKMVNSFSGIRQDELSSFISSIHSTRGSTINMTKSFSVYELCYGQGAQSEVRQVFKGKKNYGEDIEKLTYLNLVIKETLRLHTPVPFIGPRECRENTNIDGYTIPYKARVLVNAWALARDSKNWENSECFIPERFENSSIDFMGNHFEFIPFGAGRRMYPGIQFGLANVGLPLAQLLHHFEWELPYGVNPKDLDMTETHGITASKAKDLYINATNYKNDEEL; the protein is encoded by the exons ATGTTAGGATTTATTTactatcattattattatcacGTGAAGTCGAAGATTCT atgttttcttctcttttttaacTTAGTTTGGTTGCTTCTCTTCTTGTCCTCCCTTGTAATAATTCTACTTAGAAAATGGAGtaacaataaaaaacaaaagttgCCTCCAGGTCCATGGAGACTTCCCTTTATAGGAAATCTTCATCACTTAATCGGAGGAGGACTTCCACATCGCGTTCTTAGAAATTTATCGCAAAGATATGGACATATTATGTACTTGCAACTTGGGCAAGTTCCTGCTGTGGTTATATCATCACCTATAATTgcacaagaaattttaaaaactcaTGACCTCGCTTTTGCTAATAGGCCACAATTTGTATCCACAAACATTATATTTTACAATAATAAAGACGTTTCATTTTCCCAATATGGTGACTATTGGAGACAAATGCGTAAAATTTGTATTGTAGAACTTCTTAGTGCAAAGATGGTCAACTCCTTTAGTGGAATTCGACAAGATGAACTTTCAAGTTTCATTTCATCTATTCATTCCACAAGGGGCTCTACAATAAATATGACAAAAAGTTTTTCAGTTTACGAATTGTGTTATGGCCAAGGCGCCCAAAGTGAAGTGAGGCAAGTTTTTAAGGGAAAGAAAAACTATGGTGAAGACATAGAAAAGTTGACATACCTAAACTTAGTGATTAAAGAAACACTAAGGCTACATACTCCAGTTCCTTTTATAGGACCTAGGGAATGTAGGGAGAACACAAATATAGATGGATACACCATTCCTTACAAGGCTAGAGTACTTGTCAATGCATGGGCACTTGCGAGAGATTcaaaaaattgggaaaattCTGAATGTTTTATACCAGAGAGATTCGAGAACTCTTCAATTGACTTTATGGGAAATCACTTTGAGTTTATTCCATTTGGTGCGGGAAGAAGGATGTATCCAGGAATACAATTTGGTTTAGCTAATGTTGGACTTCCTTTGGCTCAGTTACTCCACCACTTTGAATGGGAACTCCCATATGGAGTTAATCCAAAAGATTTGGATATGACTGAAACACATGGAATAACTGCATCAAAAGCGAAAGATTTGTATATAAACGCCACAAATTATAAGAACGATGAAGAACTTTGA
- the LOC125850683 gene encoding CSC1-like protein At4g35870, which translates to MYIIVPSALSYLAKFEHHLTVSGEQRVELLNMVCFFLVNLILLRALAESTVVGALLSMGPRYLDGQDCKKIEQYMTASFLTRTCLSSLAVLITSSFLGISFDLLAPIPWINKKLQKFRKNDMLQLVPETSEDYPLENQDIDSLERPLIHERTSTVIADNNGFLRDASPNEIDFPGQDLSEYPPVNRTSPVPKPKFDFAQYYVCSSSGPCWCSLLWVQEINLATSYSGRHFFMEEPVAQGGFLPSLMANKADEVYGVSSTNSNSVPLQKTPTVGVRLPIVGKISTCNNQGVKVDAPGSKLDDEATSHQQQVQEMEGWRRS; encoded by the exons ATGTACATTATTGTCCCTTCAGCTCTTTCTTATCTTGCAAAATTTGAACATCATCTTACTGTATCTGGTGAGCAAAGGGTTGAACTGCTGAATATGGTTTGCTTCTTTCTGGTAAATCTCATTTTGCTTAGGGCTCTGGCCGAATCGACTGTTGTGGGTGCTCTCTTAAGTATGGGTCCCCGTTATTTGGATGGACAAGATTGCAAAAAGATCGAGCAGTACATGACTGCTTCCTTTTTGACGAGGACATGCCTTTCGTCTCTAGCAGTTTTAATTACAAGCAGTTTCTTGGGTATATCTTTTGATTTATTAGCTCCAATTCCTTGGATTAACAAGAAGCTTCAAAAGTTTCGTAAAAATGACATGCTTCAGCTGGTACCAGAAACGAGTGAGGACTATCCATTGGAAAATCAAGACATTGATAGTTTGGAGAGGCCTCTGATTCATGAAAGGACTTCAACTGTGATTGCTGACAACAATGGATTTTTACGTGATGCCTCTCCAAATGAAATTGATTTCCCTGGACAAGATTTGTCTGAATACCCTCCGGTCAACCGAACCTCACCAGTTCCAAAGCCGAAGTTCGATTTTGCACAGTATTATGTTTGCTCCTCTAGTGGTCCCTGTTGGTGCAGTTTACTTTGGGTACAG GAAATAAATTTGGCAACTTCATACAGCGGCAGACACTTTTTCATGGAG GAACCGGTAGCACAAGGTGGTTTCCTTCCTTCATTGATGGCCAACAAAGCTGATGAAGTTTATGGGGTCAGTAGTACTAATTCTAATTCAGTTCCGCTCCAAAAGACTCCGACGGTTGGTGTAAGGCTTCCTATAGTAGGAAAAATAAGTACTTGTAATAATCAAGGGGTAAAGGTAGATGCACCTGGATCCAAACTTGATGATGAAGCTACTAGCCACCAACAACAAGTGCAAGAGATGGAAGGATGGCGAAGATCCTGA